Proteins encoded within one genomic window of Fusarium musae strain F31 chromosome 4, whole genome shotgun sequence:
- a CDS encoding hypothetical protein (EggNog:ENOG41), which translates to MNYPRQLPEAVDALIGFRVECHDNSCGAASQHSIDLSSIRPRCYISDDDFWQAAENHLSWKPVRTPFVSFFRSWERALKWREHLIERKGKGIMIVAAWLKDLSGVYDAYNIAQCLIDHQGPSSSSELRQNLDYFRGELLVQGGIDYTENRILACFQGDNPESEMQPISPLLKGPERSLVVSIPRGTLPIYGKSNLSITQQLECEMLSLTGVRNDVKLCVLVLAMCDCEMEMKEENKKMTIKATERCGNYVLKFVSRSSRWHSYLDAMQYGLMNAIR; encoded by the exons ATGAATTATCCGCGCCAATTACCAGAGGCCGTAGATGCACTGATAGGATTCCGCGTAGAATGCCACGACAACAGCTGTGGCGCTGCTAGCCAGCACTCCATCGACCTTAGCAGCATTCGACCTCGTTGTTACATATCTGACGACGACTTCTGGCAGGCTGCCGAGAACCATCTATCTTGGAAGCCTGTCAGAACACCATTCGTATCGTTCTTCAGATCATGGGAGAGAGCTCTGAAATGGAGGGAACATCTTATTGAAAGAAAGGGGAAGGGAATCATGATTGTTGCGGCTTGGTTGAAAGACTTGTCTGGAGTCTACGATGCATACAATATCGCTCAATGTCTTATAGACCATCAAGGCCCGAGCTCAAGCAGTGAACTGCGACAGAACCTTGATTACTTTCGTGGAGAACTGCTCGTTCAAGGTGGTATCGACTACACGGAAAACAGAATCCTGGCCTGCTTCCAGGGCGACAACCCCGAGAGCGAAATGCAACCGATATCGCCACTGCTCAAAGGTCCCGAGAGGAGTCTTGTTGTGTCTATTCCCAGAGGAACTCTACCGATATACGGCAAGTCAAATCTGAGCATCACCCAGCAATTGGAGTGCGAAATGTTGAGCCTCACGGGGGTTCGAAACGATGTCAAGCTGTGCGTACTGGTGCTCGCAATGTGTGACTGCGAAATGGAAATGAAGgaagaaaacaagaagatgacgatcaAGGCTACAGAGCGCTGCGGAAACTATGTCTTGAAATTCGTATCTCGCAGCT CTCGATGGCACTCTTATCTGGACGCAATGCAGTATGGTCTCATGAATGCTATCAGGTAG